Proteins co-encoded in one Chrysemys picta bellii isolate R12L10 chromosome 13, ASM1138683v2, whole genome shotgun sequence genomic window:
- the LOC101948272 gene encoding olfactory receptor 6B1-like produces MEQENNTSVQEFILLGFPTILELQIMLFVIFLVAYVLTLLENMVIIALIQTNHHLHKPMYFFLSHLSFLEAWYISVTIPKLLVNFLVDNKSISFVGCMTQLYFFSSLLCTECVLLASMAYDRYVAICNPLRYPAIMTHRFCLQLAAVSWVSGFSISMVKVSFISQLTFCSPGIINHFFCDISPVLNLACTDMSLAETVDFVLALIILMVPLSVTIVSYLCIIATILHLPTVQGRKKAFSTCASHLTVVIIFFSTSLFMYARPKKIHPFDLNKVVSVVYTIVTPMLNPFIYCLRNQEVKGALRKAFCGASAVHQASVTDTALQKVRKFHAGGP; encoded by the coding sequence ATGGAGCAGGAGAACAACACCAGTGTCCAGGAGTTCATTCTGCTGGGATTCCCGACAATCTTGGAGCTACAGATAATGCTCTTTGTGATATTCCTGGTGGCCTATGTGCTGACCCTCCTGGAGAATATGGTCATCATTGCCTTGATCCAGACAAACCATCACCTCCATAagcccatgtatttcttcctcagtCACCTCTCCTTCCTGGAAGCCTGGTACATCTCAGTCACCATCCCCAAACTGCTGGTGAATTTCCTGGTGGATAACAAGAGCATCTCCTTTGTGGGATGCATGACCCAACTCTACTTCTTCAGCTCCCTCTTATGCACTGAGTGTGTCCTGCTGGCTTCCATGGCCTACGaccgctatgtggccatctgcaaCCCACTGCGTTACCCAGCCATCATGACCCACCGGTTCTGCCTGCAGCTGGCAGCTGTCTCCTGGGTAAGTGGCTTCTCCATCTCCATGGTCAAGGTGTCCTTCATCTCGCAACTGACATTTTGCAGCCCGGGGAtcatcaaccatttcttctgCGACATCTCCCCGGTGCTGAACCTGGCCTGCACCGACATGTCACTAGCGGAGACGGTGGACTTTGTGCTAGCCTTGATCATCCTGATGGTCCCGCTCTCTGTGACCATTGTCTCCTACCTGTGCATCATTGCCACCATCCTGCACCTCCCCACTGTCCAGGGGAGGAagaaagccttctccacctgcgcctcccacctCACTGTAGTCATCATCTTCTTCTCAACCTCCCTCTTCATGTACGCCCGGCCCAAGAAGATCCACCCTTTTGACTTGAACAAGGTGGTGTCGGTCGTGTACACTATTGTCACCCCCATGCTTAACCCCTTCATCTACTGCCTGAGGAACCAAGAAGTGAAGGGGGCATTAAGGAAAGCTTTCTGTGGTGCGAGTGCTGTCCACCAGGCCTCTGTGACAGACACAGCCCTCCAAAAGGTCAGAAAGTTTCATGCTGGTGGACCATGA